The genomic region GACAAGACAGACACTTCTTCCCCAGGTCTTATGATACTGATATTATAGCTGGTATTCAAACAGTAGCATGTCCAGTAATATCAGTCTCATATCCAAATAACCCTGTCGAATCAGAGCTCATGTTTATAACTAGAGGAAGATGAGATTAGTCTCGCCGCAGGAGGTCTGTCTTTTAACTGCAAAAGGCAAAAATGGTTAATAAACTAATTTGACTGAATATGTCTTTGCAGCCATTCCAGTCTACCCATTCCAGTTCTAAGGTGCAAACATTTCTATAGAGCAGGGCCCAACTCTAAATCGACCGTAATCTAATCAGGCACAGGGCTTCTTGTGTgtccactgacctccatcagccTCCTCAGCTGTGTCTGAGCCATCTGATTGGTTCTCCTCGGGCAGGGGCAGGGCTTCTGACAAGACAGGCTCCTCCCTCACCAAACGCACTAGACGCTCCAACTCCTCTGGAAGCTTCAGAGAGTagtgtttatttaacctttatttagccaggtaagACATTCAGAAGCAAGCCTCTACTTACTACAATAGCAAACCCACCTTTTGTACAATTTTTGGTAAAGTACCTAAAGTTCACTTAACTGAATGACTGAATATAGAGCAGTCAGAGACAATGTATCCATCCATCTGAGAGACAGTGTTCTCACCAGTTCCTGCAGGTCATCATTCCCCCCGATGTGGACACTGTTGAAGAAGATCTGAGGAACTGTGCTCCGTCCGGTCAGCTTCTTCACACTGTCCCGGAGCTCTGGGTGCTTTCCCATGTCTACGTCACACACAGGCAGACCCAGACGGCCAAGGCTTGTCTTAGCCTGCACACAGTGGGGACAGCCCAGCACAGAGTACACCGTCACCCTGCCCAGCACCCTGCCCTCAGTCTCCCCCATCTAAACAGCCACCGGAGAGGAtaaacagagaagagacagaggtttAGTAAGCAGCATTGTTGGGTGGTAGTGGTGAAATTAAGTGTTTTGACAACACTTCCTTGAGGAGGTGTAGCAATAATTATGTACCAAGTTCCTTGTGGGGAATGACAGTGATTTGCAATATAGGTTCATTGGGTTGATGAAATCATGGTACACTATCAACTTCCTCCTCAAAACATGCTTACCTGCAGAGTTCATCAATACTGGAAAAAGTATATTTTTACCTCCATGATGGCATTTAACACACTGTTGAAGGACTATGTGGTTTAAACATTGCCTACAACGTCCTGTTAATAAATCTGACAAGATAGAGCAATCATGAGAAAGAAAAAGAACTTGGCTACTGATGACATCCACTTTGTCCAATCTTCTGCAGAGGTTCATCCTCTCTGGTAatagggttagtttagggttagggttgtttggGTTACTAGGGTTATTAACGTACCGTTAGTTAGGAACACCCTTAGCTAATTAACGTCATCATACTGTGCTGGCAAGACCCATATAGCTAGCTACTGAATCGCTAAATGATTGCGAAGCCcagcagtacagtagtgtattatCAACTGGCCAACATTAAGCTATCATATAAAATGCCAGATGCTTGACATAGCTAGCTAATGATACTCACCATAGCATAGTCTATGTaaccttagctagctagttatcatCATCATTGCCTACCTTGTTTTGGGACGGCGTCGGACACCCTAACGTTACTTGCAATACGCCACAACCTTTATCGACAAATCTCAGAGATGCACGGAATAAATGATGTTCTTCTGTCGCGGTAATAATGCCTTAGTATGCATTATTAAGAGAAAAAAATTATACCTAGTACATGCTGAAAATGATTAGTTAACTCACTGTAGATGGCACTGTCACTTCTGCTTCTGTCTACAGGCAGCGTGCAAATACTTGCGGAACCTTTGAGGGATGCCGTGTTTCCTCCCGGACGTTCCCTTTGGTACCCTCGAGTGGTGGATGACGGAAGTACAACCACAGCCATTGCAGGTGTTTACTGGGTTAAAAGTTGAATACTATCGTTTTAAATATGCCTGTATTGTCCGATACGGAGCGTAAGGGCTGTAAAAATATGTTGGGTATCATGTCAAGGGGCGACATACTTTCGCTTAGCGATACAGTCACCAACAAAATGATTGCAGTGGAAAACATTACAGGTGAGAACTTAGCGGCTAATGTTAACCCAATAATAATGGACTAAAGGAGCCGAATGTAGCTGCTTTTCAGTCCAAAGACCACATGTTCTGTTTAAATGCGAATTGGCTTTGGATACAAAAACAGACAAATACTCAATCTAAACGTGAATCTATTGTCAATTGCGGTTCGGCTGTAGAATCCTAAATCCCTTTACTTTCATATCacaatttgtattttttaaataaatgtaacctttattcatctaggcaagtcagttcagaacaaattcttatttacaatgacggcctaggaacagtgggttaactgcctgttcaggggcagaacgacagatttgtaccttgtcagctcggggattcgatcttgcaacctttcggttactagtccaacgctctaaccactatacGACCTGCCGCCCCCCACTTCGAAAAAATGTCTCAAATGAAAAATACACACTTACTGTACATTGTTTTAATACAGTCGCAGCCCGCAGTATTGTTCAGTGTCAACATGTTTTTGGCGTCCGTCTACGGTTTggttacacacaggtgttcggagaCGCAGATATCTAATTAGCACATGTAACTAGTCCAACCACAGTCTAACGTATTTTTCCGCTAACAAGCGCTGTAACATGGACATATGTGTGGGAACCCGAACCCTATAAATATGTGTATCAATATAACCTCTTATGATTTCTCCCAGATATGAAAGATAAGAACCTTTCTTGCATCCGAAACCATACCCCAAGCCATGCTGTTAATGTTCAGACCGAAAGTCGGGACTCTTAACAAAACACCCCCATACAGAAGACGCCTTCATCCAATGATCAAGGGGTAGCTAACCCACTCATAACTACCTCTAGCGCATATTGATGATAGTGTCTTCTGGCCAGGGCATTTTGTTAAGAGCCCCGACGCTTGTTATGAACGTTAAAACGCATCGCTTGTGGTATGATTTTAGAAACAAGGATTGAACATCTTTCATATTATcgagaaatatttttttttaaacaaaaggtTAAATTATTACACACCTTTTGTTAATTAAGGTTCCCACAAGGCAATATTTCCAAGTTACAGCACTGTTGGCTGCAACTGTGTTAAAACAGTGTACAGTGTATATTTttcatttgtgaaattattttgtgATATGAAAGCAAAGGGCTTTTTGATTCTAGAACTATACCTcaattgagaatcgattcacatttagatggagtatttggctgACAGCCAATTTGCCTCTAAACAGAACATGTAAGGTCCTTGGACTATAAGGAGTAACATTAGGCTCCTTTAGTCCATTATtgggctagctaactagctagctgccaACCTTTGCAAGTTTTGATCTGTAAATGGTATACCATAGTAAAATCTTGGGGTCGTCTCTGTCTGTTACAGAAGCAGTTGAGGCCATTCTTTCATACACCAAGGATACGGAGGAGCTGCTAAAACGAAAAAAGGTCCACCGTGACGTTATATTCAAGTACCTGGCAAAGGAGGGGGTGGTGATGCCCCCCAACAGTGAGAAACACCAGCTAGTGAAGCGGACTCTAGAGTTTTGGTCTACTGGGAAGGTATAGACACATTCGTGTTTCTGTTTTTCTTGGAGGCTGAATTTGGCAAGAATATTTTAACATGATTTTGTCACTTAATGTCTGTGGTCTTGTTTGTAGGCATTGGACTATCAAACCCCAGCAGTTGAAACCAGCCTAAGTCTGAGACCAGCTGAGAGTGTCTCTGTTTCCTCTGAGGCAGGGTACAGTCCTGGTTTTGACCACCTGGCCTTGGCCAGACAGTTCTGTCAGTGGTTCTTCCAGCTTCTCAACAGTCAGAACCCCTCCCTGCACCAGCCTCCTAAGGACTGGGGACCACAACACTTCTGGGAGGACGTCCGTCTGCGCCTCTTCTCCAGGTACAAATCTGGACACAAATTATATAGTTTTTAGTCTCTTAGGGACTAAGCATTGATTTTGACTAACTTACCATTTTCTTTTGTATTGACCATACAGTATTAAATACCATATTAATTCATaggacctctctctcactctctgtctcagtgCTGTTGGCGAACAAATGGAAGAATTCCATGGCTCTGAGCTGACTAGCCTGCGTCTCCTGGCCCTGGCGAGGGACGAGAGGCTCCTGTTGAGCCCCAACCTTGACCCTCCTGGCCTGAAGGTCTTGTCCTCCCCCCACGGCCTGGTGTTGGTGGCTGTGGCAGGGACCATTCACAGAGATGATGTCTGCCTAGGAGTATATGAACAGGTGTTTGGCCTCATCCGCTCACCGCTGGAACAGAACAGCTGGAAGATCAAGTTTGTCAACCTGAAGATCAAGGGGCAGGACGCTctgggaggagcagaggagctgGCCTCTCCTGCACTGACCTGCAGCTCCTCTGAACTACAGCTGCTCTGCAGATGAGGGAACTGAGGTTCATCCCAATAGTCTAAAGGGGCTTCCTCTCCTTGCTTCCTTTCCCTTATCTGCACTTGTGAAAAACATGGACAGGTGAAAGTAAATTGCCAATGTCACCATCCACCATATTGTTTTCACCTATCTTAGGTTCTCAGGTCAGTGCAgataaaggagagaagaagagagagacgcACTTCAGATGATTGAAATTCACACTTGGTGTCACTAAGAGAAGAGGACTGCTTTGTAGGCCATAAGGGAGCAGTAGTTAGAGATATGCCAGTGAGA from Oncorhynchus masou masou isolate Uvic2021 chromosome 29, UVic_Omas_1.1, whole genome shotgun sequence harbors:
- the LOC135519195 gene encoding uncharacterized protein C3orf38 homolog gives rise to the protein MPVLSDTERKGCKNMLGIMSRGDILSLSDTVTNKMIAVENITEAVEAILSYTKDTEELLKRKKVHRDVIFKYLAKEGVVMPPNSEKHQLVKRTLEFWSTGKALDYQTPAVETSLSLRPAESVSVSSEAGYSPGFDHLALARQFCQWFFQLLNSQNPSLHQPPKDWGPQHFWEDVRLRLFSSAVGEQMEEFHGSELTSLRLLALARDERLLLSPNLDPPGLKVLSSPHGLVLVAVAGTIHRDDVCLGVYEQVFGLIRSPLEQNSWKIKFVNLKIKGQDALGGAEELASPALTCSSSELQLLCR